A stretch of Bradyrhizobium sp. CCBAU 53338 DNA encodes these proteins:
- the folK gene encoding 2-amino-4-hydroxy-6-hydroxymethyldihydropteridine diphosphokinase: MASVLIALGGNVGDVRATFKKAIAHVCGMAQGALVARSSDYTTPPWGDEDQDPFINACAEIETDLDPHALLFVMQKVEQKFGRTRNKDRRWGPRTLDLDMIAYDDVSMNKPDLTLPHPHLFERAFVLVPLNEIAPDRVISGIRVRDGLASVSTQGIERLPDTG; encoded by the coding sequence ATGGCGAGCGTGCTGATCGCCCTCGGCGGCAATGTCGGCGATGTCCGCGCGACATTCAAAAAGGCGATCGCCCATGTCTGCGGCATGGCGCAGGGCGCATTGGTCGCACGCTCGTCGGACTACACCACGCCGCCCTGGGGCGACGAGGACCAGGATCCCTTCATCAACGCCTGCGCCGAGATCGAGACCGACCTCGATCCGCACGCGCTGTTGTTCGTCATGCAGAAAGTCGAGCAGAAATTCGGCCGCACGCGCAACAAGGACCGGCGCTGGGGCCCGCGCACGCTCGATCTCGACATGATCGCCTATGACGATGTGTCGATGAACAAGCCCGATCTGACCCTGCCGCATCCGCACCTGTTCGAGCGGGCGTTCGTGCTGGTGCCGCTCAACGAAATCGCGCCGGATCGCGTGATATCGGGCATTCGTGTGCGTGACGGGCTCGCCAGCGTCTCAACGCAAGGCATTGAGCGGCTTCCGGATACCGGTTAA
- a CDS encoding DUF4332 domain-containing protein: MTYPISEIESLPAFAANKLKAHGIRTTDALLEAASTAKGRKALSAKTGISEQLLLEWANVSDYMRIPGMGRAKVGLVRAAGVTTVRELAFRNPARLAQSMREANDRKKLVRILPSEKSVGDIIAKAKKLPPKITY; this comes from the coding sequence ATGACATATCCGATCTCCGAGATTGAGAGCCTGCCGGCCTTTGCCGCCAACAAGCTGAAGGCGCACGGCATCCGCACCACCGACGCGCTGCTGGAAGCCGCGAGCACGGCCAAGGGCCGCAAGGCGCTCTCGGCCAAGACCGGCATCAGCGAGCAGCTGCTGCTGGAGTGGGCCAACGTCTCCGACTACATGCGCATTCCCGGCATGGGCCGGGCCAAGGTCGGCCTGGTCCGCGCCGCCGGCGTCACCACCGTGCGCGAGCTCGCCTTTCGGAATCCGGCCAGGTTGGCGCAGAGCATGCGCGAGGCCAACGACCGGAAGAAGCTCGTCCGTATCCTTCCTTCCGAGAAGTCGGTTGGCGACATCATCGCCAAGGCCAAGAAGCTGCCGCCGAAGATTACGTACTAG
- the folP gene encoding dihydropteroate synthase: protein MNASPSPSVQQAGSAGPDALRTLVGRPLPAVMGVLNITPDSFSDGGDFIAPDQALARARAMIDAGVDIIDIGAESTRPYKGAQPVTAADELARLKPVLADIVALGVPVSIDSMKAEVVAFALAEGAAIANDVWGLQRDAGMAPLVAAKGVPVIVMHNRDSVDSAIDIVADMKAFFMRSLDIAAKAGIARDKVVLDPGIGFGKTAEQSMIALARLRELDMFGLPILVGASRKRFIASVSPSEPKERLAGSIAAHLIAAQKGAKIIRTHDVAETLQALRVANAIESKQ from the coding sequence ATGAATGCTTCGCCCTCCCCATCCGTCCAACAGGCCGGCTCGGCCGGGCCTGATGCGCTGCGGACGCTCGTGGGCCGGCCGCTCCCGGCGGTGATGGGCGTGCTCAACATCACCCCGGACTCCTTCTCCGACGGCGGCGACTTCATCGCGCCGGACCAGGCGCTTGCGCGGGCGCGGGCGATGATCGATGCCGGCGTCGACATCATCGATATCGGCGCCGAGTCTACCCGGCCCTACAAGGGCGCCCAGCCGGTCACGGCCGCGGATGAACTGGCCCGGCTGAAGCCGGTGCTGGCTGATATCGTGGCGCTCGGCGTGCCTGTTTCGATCGACAGCATGAAGGCGGAGGTCGTGGCCTTCGCGCTCGCCGAGGGTGCCGCCATTGCCAACGACGTCTGGGGCCTGCAGCGCGACGCCGGCATGGCGCCGCTGGTCGCCGCCAAAGGCGTCCCCGTCATCGTCATGCACAATCGTGACAGCGTCGACTCCGCCATCGACATCGTCGCCGACATGAAGGCGTTCTTCATGCGCTCGCTCGACATCGCTGCCAAGGCCGGTATCGCACGCGACAAGGTCGTGCTCGATCCCGGCATCGGCTTCGGCAAGACCGCCGAGCAGAGCATGATCGCGCTGGCGCGCTTGCGCGAGCTCGACATGTTCGGCCTGCCAATCCTCGTTGGTGCCTCGCGAAAACGCTTCATCGCCTCGGTGTCGCCGTCGGAGCCGAAAGAGCGGCTCGCCGGCTCTATCGCCGCGCATCTGATCGCCGCGCAGAAGGGCGCCAAGATCATCCGGACCCATGACGTCGCCGAGACCTTGCAGGCCCTGCGAGTCGCAAACGCAATCGAGAGCAAGCAATGA
- the folB gene encoding dihydroneopterin aldolase, whose amino-acid sequence MTDTIFVTGLSIHARHGVMDHETEVGQRFVIDLELYTDLSGPARSDRLSDTVSYAEVVATTTAAFKNTNYKLLEGAAGAVADAILSHFPRIRAVKITVHKPHAPIAAIFDDVGIMLTRSRHP is encoded by the coding sequence ATGACAGATACGATCTTCGTCACCGGCCTGTCGATCCACGCCCGCCATGGCGTGATGGATCACGAAACCGAAGTCGGCCAGCGCTTCGTGATCGACCTCGAACTCTACACCGATTTGTCGGGGCCTGCGCGCAGCGACCGGCTCTCCGATACGGTCTCGTATGCCGAAGTCGTGGCAACCACCACGGCGGCGTTCAAGAACACCAATTACAAGCTGCTCGAGGGCGCGGCGGGCGCGGTCGCCGACGCCATCCTGTCGCACTTCCCGCGCATCCGCGCCGTGAAGATCACCGTGCACAAGCCGCATGCGCCGATCGCGGCGATCTTCGACGATGTCGGCATCATGCTGACGCGCTCGCGGCATCCCTGA
- a CDS encoding GFA family protein yields the protein MTDASKPVLTGGCQCGAVRFAISATPNRVSICHCRMCQKASGAPFASFADVNRTDFAWTKGQPSFFRSSTIADRGYCAACGTPLSFGRINGDRIEIMTGAFDRPDRLVPTRQYGTESRLGWVVGISNLPSQTTQQNYGPEKMATIVSHQHPDHD from the coding sequence ATGACCGACGCCAGCAAACCCGTTCTCACCGGCGGCTGCCAATGTGGCGCGGTGCGCTTTGCGATCTCGGCGACGCCGAACCGGGTGTCGATCTGCCACTGCCGGATGTGCCAGAAGGCGAGCGGCGCGCCGTTCGCTTCCTTCGCCGATGTCAACCGCACGGATTTTGCATGGACCAAGGGGCAGCCGTCGTTCTTCCGCTCGTCCACGATCGCCGACCGCGGCTACTGCGCCGCCTGCGGCACGCCGCTGAGCTTCGGCCGCATCAATGGTGACCGGATCGAGATCATGACCGGCGCCTTCGACCGGCCCGATCGGTTGGTGCCGACGCGGCAGTACGGAACGGAATCCCGCCTCGGCTGGGTCGTTGGCATTTCGAACCTGCCGAGCCAGACCACGCAGCAGAATTACGGACCGGAGAAGATGGCGACCATCGTCAGCCATCAGCATCCGGACCACGATTGA
- a CDS encoding helicase HerA-like domain-containing protein has translation MTAQDNKLGDTDDKIFVGKGDELAWLTLALANRHGLVTGATGTGKTVTLQVMAEGFARAGVPVFAADIKGDLSGISEVGEAKDFIIKRATEIGLNFEPDQFSTVFWDVFGEQGHPVRATVTEMGPLLLSRMLDLNDVQEGVLNVAFRVADDNGLALIDMKDLRALLDAIVPDSGKKGPDAEEDPLAPIRKAAQGFGNVTKATVGTIQRQLLVLENQGGTKFFGEPALTLKDFMKTDRDGRGMINILVADKLMQSPRLYATFLLWMLSELFEELPEAGDLPKPKLVFFFDEAHLLFNDAPKALMDKIEQVVRLIRSKGVGVYFVTQNPIDVPDRVLGQMGNRVQHALRAFTPRDQKAVAAAAQTFRPNPKLDTTKVIMELGKGEALVSFLEGNGTPAMVERVLIRPPSARIGSITPEERKAIMDASPVKGKYDTAVDSESAYEILQKRIAGTAVTADGQAGASGGGILGQIGSMVGTIFGTNTGRNRLTTGQRIARDVTRTVTDKVVGGVVADLGKSVGGQLGGSVGRALVRGALGGLLRR, from the coding sequence ATGACGGCGCAGGACAACAAGCTCGGCGATACCGACGACAAGATCTTCGTCGGCAAGGGAGACGAGCTGGCCTGGCTGACGCTGGCGCTCGCCAATCGTCACGGCCTTGTCACCGGAGCGACCGGTACCGGCAAGACGGTCACGCTGCAAGTGATGGCGGAAGGATTTGCGCGGGCCGGTGTTCCGGTGTTCGCCGCCGACATCAAAGGCGATCTCTCCGGCATTTCCGAGGTCGGGGAAGCAAAGGATTTCATCATCAAGCGCGCTACCGAGATCGGGCTGAATTTCGAGCCCGACCAGTTCTCGACGGTGTTCTGGGACGTGTTCGGCGAGCAGGGCCACCCGGTGCGGGCGACCGTCACCGAAATGGGGCCGCTGTTGCTGTCGCGCATGCTCGATCTCAACGACGTACAGGAGGGCGTGCTCAACGTCGCCTTCCGCGTGGCCGACGACAACGGCCTTGCGTTGATCGACATGAAGGATCTGAGGGCATTGCTCGATGCCATCGTGCCCGATAGCGGCAAGAAGGGGCCGGACGCGGAGGAAGATCCGCTCGCGCCGATCCGCAAGGCCGCCCAGGGTTTTGGCAACGTCACCAAGGCCACCGTCGGCACCATCCAGCGCCAGCTCCTGGTGCTGGAGAACCAGGGCGGCACCAAATTCTTCGGCGAGCCGGCGCTGACCCTGAAGGACTTCATGAAGACCGACCGCGACGGCCGCGGCATGATCAATATCCTCGTCGCCGACAAGCTGATGCAGAGTCCACGGCTTTACGCGACATTCCTGCTGTGGATGCTGTCGGAGCTGTTCGAGGAATTGCCCGAGGCCGGCGACCTGCCCAAGCCCAAGCTGGTGTTCTTCTTCGACGAGGCGCATCTGTTGTTCAACGACGCGCCGAAGGCGCTGATGGACAAGATCGAGCAGGTGGTCCGCCTGATCCGCTCCAAGGGCGTCGGCGTCTATTTCGTCACGCAGAATCCGATCGACGTGCCCGACCGCGTGCTCGGGCAGATGGGCAACCGGGTGCAGCACGCGTTGCGCGCCTTCACCCCGCGGGACCAGAAGGCGGTCGCAGCCGCCGCCCAGACCTTTCGGCCCAACCCGAAGCTCGACACGACCAAGGTGATCATGGAGCTCGGCAAGGGCGAGGCGCTGGTGTCGTTCCTCGAAGGCAACGGCACGCCGGCGATGGTCGAGCGTGTGCTGATCCGCCCGCCTTCGGCCCGCATCGGGTCGATCACTCCTGAGGAGCGCAAGGCGATCATGGATGCGAGCCCCGTGAAGGGCAAATACGACACCGCTGTTGATTCCGAGTCCGCCTATGAAATCCTTCAGAAGCGCATTGCCGGCACCGCTGTGACGGCCGACGGCCAGGCGGGGGCGAGCGGCGGCGGTATCCTCGGTCAGATCGGCTCGATGGTCGGCACCATCTTCGGCACCAATACCGGGCGCAACCGGCTGACGACGGGACAGCGCATCGCGCGCGACGTCACGCGTACGGTCACCGACAAGGTGGTCGGCGGCGTCGTCGCCGATCTCGGCAAATCGGTCGGCGGCCAGCTCGGCGGCTCGGTCGGCCGCGCGCTCGTCCGTGGTGCGCTCGGCGGATTGCTGCGAAGGTAG
- a CDS encoding DUF2267 domain-containing protein: MDELIGRLATNASIDGAVAEKTVGIILGFLRSEGPSDSVQALIDQIPGAEGAIEASRSGGGLSRLMGGGLMAVGTRLMGLGLGMSDIQNVARELFRYGRDKIGADQMGKIIAGTPGLSQFA; encoded by the coding sequence ATGGACGAGCTGATCGGGCGGCTGGCGACAAACGCCAGCATAGATGGTGCTGTCGCTGAAAAGACCGTCGGCATTATCCTGGGCTTCCTTCGCAGCGAAGGTCCCTCCGACAGCGTGCAGGCCCTGATCGACCAGATCCCCGGTGCAGAAGGCGCGATCGAAGCATCCAGGAGCGGCGGCGGACTGTCGCGGCTGATGGGCGGCGGGCTGATGGCCGTCGGCACACGCCTGATGGGCCTCGGGCTTGGCATGTCCGACATCCAGAACGTGGCCCGTGAACTTTTCCGCTACGGTCGAGACAAAATCGGAGCGGATCAGATGGGCAAGATCATCGCGGGCACGCCGGGCCTCAGCCAGTTCGCTTGA
- a CDS encoding methylmalonyl-CoA mutase subunit beta: MTSVTDDLPLAADFPKATDADWRKLVDGVLKGAPFEKLIGRTYDGLKIEPLYPRAKGAALVAGRSAAAPWQIMQRIDHPDAVAANAQALTDLENGATGLSLVFASGNGSHGFGLEPTADAVAKVLKDVHLDAGIGIELQVGQESRMAAIHVAEYVKSNGIDPAACDIRFGLDPLAACAVWGSSPYNWEEIVPAVTGGIKGLAALGFKGPFASADGRVIHDAGGSEVQELAFALACGVAHLRAIESAGVPLEAAQGMVYARLAADADQFLTMAKFRALRLLWARVEAACGLAPKPLFIAADTAWRMLTQRDPYVNMLRATMATFAAGLAGANAITVLPHTLALGLPDPFARRIARNTQLLLLDESNLAKVSDPAAGSGGIETLTAQLCEAAWALFQESEKAGGAFAALQQGLFQGRVAAARKARDASIAKRRDVLTGASEFPNLHENEVTVLKATPVALPPYGEAKYKFDALVPIRLAQPFEALRDKSDAALKVSGKRPSVFLANLGTPADFTARATFAKSFFETGGIQALDSEGFADPARLAAAFRASGAALVCLCSSDKVYAEHAEAAAKALQTAGARHIYLAGRPAEAEATLRAAGVTGFVFAGVDALATLQDAYVRMEQA, from the coding sequence ATGACCTCCGTGACTGACGATCTGCCGCTGGCGGCCGATTTTCCCAAGGCGACGGACGCGGACTGGCGCAAGCTGGTTGATGGCGTGCTGAAAGGCGCGCCGTTCGAGAAGCTGATCGGCAGGACCTATGACGGTCTCAAGATCGAGCCGCTCTATCCACGCGCCAAGGGGGCTGCGCTGGTGGCGGGACGGTCTGCCGCCGCGCCGTGGCAGATCATGCAACGGATCGACCATCCCGATGCGGTGGCCGCGAATGCGCAGGCGCTCACTGACCTCGAGAATGGCGCGACGGGACTCTCGCTGGTGTTCGCCAGCGGCAATGGTAGTCACGGTTTCGGCCTGGAACCGACGGCCGACGCGGTTGCAAAGGTGTTGAAGGACGTTCATCTCGATGCCGGTATCGGTATCGAGCTTCAGGTCGGTCAGGAATCGCGGATGGCCGCGATCCACGTCGCGGAATACGTGAAGAGCAACGGCATCGATCCCGCGGCCTGCGACATCCGCTTCGGGCTCGATCCGCTCGCGGCCTGCGCCGTGTGGGGCTCCAGCCCCTACAACTGGGAGGAGATCGTTCCCGCCGTCACAGGCGGGATCAAAGGCCTCGCCGCGCTAGGCTTCAAGGGGCCGTTTGCCTCTGCCGACGGGCGCGTGATCCATGATGCCGGCGGCTCCGAGGTGCAGGAGCTGGCCTTCGCGCTCGCCTGCGGCGTCGCCCATCTGCGCGCGATCGAATCGGCCGGCGTTCCGCTGGAAGCCGCGCAAGGCATGGTCTATGCGCGGCTTGCCGCTGATGCCGATCAGTTCTTGACCATGGCAAAGTTTCGCGCGCTGCGATTGTTGTGGGCACGCGTCGAGGCTGCGTGCGGGCTGGCACCAAAACCGCTGTTCATTGCCGCCGATACCGCCTGGCGCATGCTGACGCAGCGCGATCCCTACGTGAACATGCTGCGCGCGACCATGGCGACGTTCGCAGCCGGGCTCGCCGGCGCCAATGCGATCACCGTGCTGCCGCACACGCTGGCGCTCGGCCTGCCCGATCCATTCGCGCGGCGCATTGCGCGGAACACGCAGCTTCTGCTGCTGGACGAGAGCAACCTCGCCAAGGTCAGCGATCCCGCGGCCGGCTCCGGCGGCATCGAGACGCTGACGGCGCAGCTCTGTGAAGCAGCGTGGGCGTTGTTCCAGGAGAGCGAGAAAGCCGGCGGTGCCTTCGCAGCACTTCAACAGGGCCTGTTCCAGGGTAGGGTCGCAGCCGCACGAAAGGCGCGCGATGCCAGCATCGCAAAGCGCCGTGACGTGCTGACCGGCGCGAGCGAGTTTCCGAACCTGCATGAGAATGAGGTGACGGTGCTGAAGGCAACGCCCGTCGCGCTGCCCCCCTATGGCGAAGCCAAATACAAGTTCGACGCCCTCGTCCCGATCCGGCTTGCGCAACCGTTCGAGGCGCTGCGCGACAAATCCGATGCGGCACTGAAAGTGAGCGGCAAGCGGCCGAGCGTGTTCCTGGCCAATCTCGGCACGCCCGCGGACTTCACCGCGCGCGCGACCTTCGCCAAGAGCTTCTTCGAGACAGGCGGCATTCAGGCCCTCGACAGCGAAGGTTTTGCCGATCCGGCCAGACTGGCAGCCGCCTTCAGGGCTTCCGGCGCGGCGCTTGTCTGCCTTTGTTCCAGCGACAAGGTCTATGCGGAACACGCCGAAGCCGCGGCGAAGGCCCTGCAAACGGCGGGGGCGCGACATATCTATCTGGCAGGCCGTCCGGCTGAAGCCGAGGCGACATTACGTGCGGCCGGCGTCACGGGCTTCGTCTTCGCCGGTGTTGACGCGCTCGCCACGCTGCAAGACGCTTATGTGCGGATGGAACAGGCATGA